From a region of the Georgenia yuyongxinii genome:
- a CDS encoding tyrosine-type recombinase/integrase — MTHLIGMSATDAIDRLSDWQTALRAEIKAPGTVTLYADGVTRYLRWCAERDQLPMSRAALNLWIAGLLDAGAAPGTARIRQLAVRRFAAWLTAGGEIPADPFPGVKAPRVEPPLVEPLTDDELRALVKTCTVPEGSTAAVETLHHRRDEAIIRLMFETAIRSGEVVDLQLDDLDLLGRLITIRRGKGGRGRIVPIGQATTEALLAYLGEREEHPLAGTADLWLGSRGKRFGREGLARSPRRRAKRAGVHGFRPHRLRHTAAHRWLAAGGSESGLMAIAGWTRTDMLVRYTRARASERAAAEARRLDLGAL; from the coding sequence ATGACCCACCTGATCGGCATGTCCGCCACCGACGCTATCGACCGACTGAGTGACTGGCAGACCGCGCTGCGCGCCGAGATCAAGGCGCCCGGCACGGTCACCCTCTACGCCGACGGCGTCACCCGCTACCTGCGCTGGTGCGCCGAGCGCGACCAGCTCCCGATGAGCCGCGCCGCACTCAACCTATGGATCGCCGGCCTGCTGGACGCCGGCGCCGCACCGGGCACCGCCCGGATCCGCCAGCTCGCCGTCCGCCGCTTCGCCGCCTGGCTCACCGCCGGCGGCGAGATCCCCGCCGACCCGTTCCCCGGCGTCAAGGCGCCCCGCGTCGAGCCACCGTTGGTCGAGCCGCTGACCGACGACGAGCTGCGCGCCCTGGTTAAGACCTGCACGGTGCCCGAAGGCTCGACAGCCGCCGTGGAGACGCTGCACCACCGCCGCGACGAGGCCATCATCCGCCTCATGTTCGAGACCGCCATCCGCTCCGGCGAAGTCGTGGACCTCCAGCTCGACGACCTCGACCTCCTTGGGCGCCTGATCACCATCCGCCGCGGCAAGGGAGGACGCGGCCGGATTGTCCCGATCGGGCAGGCCACCACCGAGGCACTCCTGGCCTACCTCGGCGAACGTGAGGAGCATCCGCTCGCCGGGACCGCTGACCTGTGGCTGGGCAGCCGCGGCAAGCGGTTCGGCCGCGAAGGACTCGCCCGTTCGCCGCGACGCCGAGCCAAGCGAGCCGGCGTGCACGGCTTCCGGCCGCACCGGCTGCGGCACACTGCTGCCCACCGTTGGCTCGCCGCGGGCGGCTCCGAGTCCGGTCTCATGGCGATCGCCGGCTGGACCCGCACCGACATGCTCGTCCGCTACACCCGCGCACGTGCCTCAGAACGCGCCGCAGCAGAGGCCCGACGGCTCGACCTCGGCGCCCTGTGA
- a CDS encoding UPF0182 family membrane protein — protein sequence MTSASVPRPPSPRREGQRRGALIPTIVVLAILAAIIMAMAQVWTEVQWFQHLDFTQVLVTEWVTRVILFLVGFAVMGGAVLLNLHLAYSRREIYPPTTPEERNLDRYRESVEPLRRLVMIGAPVVLGLFAGASVSSQWRPVLTWLNREQFGQVDPQFGLDIGFFVFTLPVIRSLVSFLMTVVFISAAAAVVTHYLYGGISLAPRQQRVSAAARVHLAVLAATFSLLIAASYWLDRYSLLVGDAGRFAGASYTDISANLPAKAILAGIAVVVAILFVITAFRGTWRLPVAGIALMILSAIVVGTAYPAVVQRFQVDPNAQEVERPFIQRNIDATLAAYKLDNVKAETYSATTEAEAGQLRADSQSTASIRLLDPNIVSPTFNQLQQNRQYYSFQDTLAVDRYEIEGESRDTVIAVRELNQNGLGQNQRTWVNDHTVYTHGFGAVAAYGNTLSADGRPAFFEQGIPSVGQLGDYEPRVYFGQNSPDYSIVGAPEGTDPWELDYPDDDAPNGQVNNTYTGDGGPSVGNIFNKVLYALKFGDMQLLFSDRVTEESQILFDRDPHDRVAKVAPYLTLDQRAYPAVVDMDDNPDTPKELVWIVDGYTTTNDYPYSARESLQEAVSDSLTTVNGVPTTVGAAPPEVNYIRNSVKAVVNAYDGEVTLYGWDEADPILKTWENVFPDQIQPVSEISGDLMSHMRYPEDLFKVQRELLSEYHVTDAASFYSGSNFWNIPADPTGTGDVAQPPFYLTLQMPGQEDARFSLTSSFIPGGQTERNILTGFLAVDSETGNTPGEIREGYGQMRLLELPSDVTVPGPGQVQNNFNSNPTVSTELNLLRQGGSDVRLGNLLTLPVGGGLLYVQPVYVQSAAGTSYPLLQRVLVAFGDEIGFASTLDEALDQVFGGDSGAAAGDAGVQPETPPAEGEQPPSGTTEVPAAAQERLTQALSKAQQALADSNAALSSGDWAKYGEAQGRLSSAISDALAAEQEIAAAGGDAPATEAPADGQAPADGETPAA from the coding sequence GTGACGTCCGCATCCGTCCCCCGTCCGCCCAGCCCGAGGAGGGAGGGACAGCGTCGTGGGGCACTCATCCCCACGATCGTCGTCCTGGCGATCCTGGCCGCCATCATCATGGCGATGGCCCAGGTGTGGACGGAGGTGCAGTGGTTCCAGCACCTTGACTTCACCCAGGTCCTCGTCACCGAGTGGGTCACCAGGGTGATTCTCTTCCTCGTCGGCTTCGCAGTGATGGGCGGGGCCGTCCTGCTCAACCTGCACCTGGCCTACTCGCGCCGCGAGATCTACCCTCCCACCACGCCTGAGGAGCGCAACCTCGACCGCTACCGCGAGAGCGTCGAGCCGCTGCGCCGCCTGGTGATGATCGGTGCCCCGGTCGTCCTGGGCCTGTTCGCCGGCGCCAGCGTGTCGAGCCAGTGGCGGCCCGTGCTGACCTGGCTCAACCGCGAGCAGTTCGGGCAGGTGGACCCGCAGTTCGGGCTGGACATCGGCTTCTTCGTCTTCACGCTGCCGGTGATCCGCTCGCTGGTCTCGTTCCTGATGACCGTCGTGTTCATCTCGGCTGCGGCCGCGGTGGTCACCCACTACCTCTACGGCGGCATCTCGCTCGCCCCGCGCCAGCAGCGGGTGAGCGCGGCGGCACGCGTGCACCTGGCCGTGCTGGCCGCGACCTTCTCGCTGCTCATCGCCGCAAGCTACTGGCTCGATCGGTACTCGCTGCTCGTCGGCGACGCCGGGCGCTTCGCCGGTGCCTCCTACACGGACATCAGTGCCAACCTGCCCGCCAAGGCGATCCTTGCCGGCATCGCGGTCGTCGTGGCGATCCTCTTCGTCATCACGGCGTTCCGCGGCACCTGGCGCCTGCCGGTGGCGGGGATCGCCCTGATGATCCTCTCGGCCATCGTGGTGGGGACGGCGTACCCCGCCGTCGTCCAGCGTTTCCAGGTTGACCCGAACGCCCAGGAGGTCGAGCGGCCCTTCATCCAACGCAACATCGACGCCACCCTCGCGGCGTACAAGCTCGACAACGTCAAGGCGGAGACCTACTCGGCCACCACCGAGGCCGAGGCGGGCCAGCTGCGCGCGGACAGCCAGTCCACGGCGTCCATCCGCCTGCTCGACCCCAACATCGTCTCCCCGACCTTCAACCAGCTGCAGCAGAACCGGCAGTACTACAGCTTCCAGGACACCCTGGCGGTGGACCGCTACGAGATCGAGGGCGAGAGCCGCGACACCGTCATCGCGGTCCGCGAGCTCAACCAGAACGGCCTGGGCCAGAACCAGCGCACCTGGGTCAACGACCACACCGTGTACACGCACGGCTTCGGTGCCGTCGCCGCCTACGGCAACACCCTCTCCGCGGACGGGCGCCCGGCCTTCTTCGAGCAGGGCATCCCGAGCGTCGGACAGCTGGGCGACTACGAGCCGCGCGTGTACTTCGGGCAGAACAGCCCCGACTACTCGATCGTCGGCGCACCCGAGGGCACCGACCCGTGGGAGCTGGACTACCCCGACGACGACGCCCCCAACGGCCAGGTCAACAACACCTACACCGGCGACGGCGGCCCCTCCGTGGGCAACATCTTCAACAAGGTGCTCTACGCCCTGAAATTCGGGGACATGCAGCTCCTCTTCTCCGACCGCGTCACCGAGGAGTCGCAGATCCTGTTCGACCGCGACCCGCACGACCGCGTCGCCAAGGTCGCGCCGTACCTCACGCTCGACCAGCGGGCCTACCCGGCCGTCGTCGACATGGACGACAACCCGGACACGCCCAAGGAGCTGGTCTGGATCGTCGACGGGTACACCACCACCAACGACTACCCATACTCCGCGCGCGAGTCCCTCCAGGAGGCCGTCAGCGACTCGCTGACCACCGTCAACGGTGTGCCGACCACCGTCGGGGCCGCACCTCCCGAGGTCAACTACATCCGGAACTCGGTCAAGGCCGTGGTCAACGCCTACGACGGCGAGGTCACGCTCTACGGGTGGGACGAGGCCGACCCGATCCTGAAGACCTGGGAGAACGTCTTCCCCGACCAGATCCAGCCGGTCAGCGAGATCAGCGGCGACCTCATGAGCCACATGCGCTACCCGGAGGACCTGTTCAAGGTCCAGCGCGAGCTGCTCAGCGAGTACCACGTCACCGACGCGGCGTCGTTCTACTCGGGCTCGAACTTCTGGAACATCCCCGCCGACCCGACGGGTACCGGCGACGTCGCCCAGCCCCCGTTCTACCTGACGCTGCAGATGCCCGGTCAGGAGGACGCGCGTTTCTCACTGACCTCGAGCTTCATCCCTGGCGGGCAGACCGAGCGGAACATCCTCACCGGGTTCCTCGCGGTGGATTCGGAGACCGGCAACACTCCGGGGGAGATCCGTGAGGGCTACGGCCAGATGCGACTGCTCGAGCTCCCGAGCGACGTGACCGTGCCCGGCCCCGGCCAGGTGCAGAACAACTTCAACTCGAACCCGACCGTCTCCACCGAGCTGAACCTGCTGCGCCAGGGTGGCTCGGACGTGCGGCTGGGCAACCTGCTGACGTTGCCGGTGGGCGGTGGCCTGCTCTACGTCCAGCCGGTGTACGTCCAGTCGGCGGCGGGCACGTCGTACCCGCTGCTGCAGCGTGTCCTCGTGGCCTTTGGTGATGAGATCGGGTTCGCCTCCACGCTCGATGAGGCGCTGGACCAGGTCTTCGGCGGCGACTCCGGTGCCGCGGCCGGCGATGCGGGCGTCCAGCCCGAGACCCCGCCGGCGGAGGGCGAGCAGCCGCCGTCCGGCACCACCGAGGTGCCGGCGGCCGCCCAGGAGCGGCTGACGCAGGCGCTCTCCAAGGCGCAGCAGGCGCTCGCCGACAGCAACGCCGCGCTGTCCTCTGGTGACTGGGCGAAGTACGGCGAGGCCCAGGGCCGGCTCAGCTCGGCCATCTCGGACGCCCTGGCCGCGGAGCAGGAGATTGCCGCAGCCGGCGGGGACGCACCGGCCACAGAGGCCCCGGCCGATGGGCAGGCCCCGGCCGACGGCGAGACACCGGCCGCGTAG
- a CDS encoding PPA1309 family protein, protein MSEEQTTAEPSAREQALRAAVRDLERHVASLGWDGQVFVFALVRTAEALEKTPELARELPEEAVRTAAVEPEHLTGIQQEGLPDSDTLEELLGQLAWPDSVDGAAVVVERMVVPPEAESGMPKEPAAAVEYLMNHPDRQDVRMATGVLRTGESWCALRSRSHDFDDAVAGSPDAVPGLVEALRATLA, encoded by the coding sequence ATGAGCGAGGAGCAGACGACGGCAGAGCCGTCCGCGCGCGAGCAGGCACTGCGCGCCGCGGTGCGGGACCTCGAGCGGCACGTGGCGTCCCTGGGCTGGGACGGCCAGGTGTTCGTCTTCGCGCTCGTGCGCACGGCCGAGGCCCTCGAGAAGACGCCGGAGCTGGCGCGTGAGCTGCCCGAGGAGGCGGTGCGCACGGCGGCCGTGGAGCCCGAGCACCTGACCGGGATCCAGCAGGAGGGGCTGCCCGACTCGGACACGCTCGAGGAGCTGCTCGGCCAGCTCGCGTGGCCGGACTCGGTGGACGGCGCCGCGGTGGTCGTCGAGCGGATGGTCGTCCCGCCCGAGGCGGAGTCCGGCATGCCGAAGGAGCCCGCCGCCGCGGTGGAGTACCTCATGAACCATCCTGACCGGCAGGACGTGCGGATGGCCACCGGCGTGCTTCGCACGGGAGAGTCGTGGTGCGCGCTGCGCAGCCGCAGCCACGACTTCGACGACGCCGTGGCCGGCTCCCCCGACGCGGTGCCCGGGCTGGTCGAGGCGCTGCGGGCCACGCTCGCCTGA
- a CDS encoding YlbL family protein gives MIRPGRRSADLREPDAPRRRPGADGGAGRPRRPEPLPLLEELQLVSRRSVTLVVAGGLLTLLLLVAVLVPLPYAIQRPGPTVNTLGEVDGEPLITVEGAETYPTSGELRLTTVSVAGGPGFEVTAVDVLAGWLSGQQVVLPREAVFPEGSTREQIDQEAGAQMTSSQTNATVAALEELGYPVPMVLTVSSAAPGSGAEGVLLRDDVIISIQPPGRDVTQVGSFSDLAEVLAATAPGTSVTVGVERAGREESVEVVTMAPPEQQPALEGADAPEGSLLGVVLEPDVELPVEVSFDIEKIGGPSAGTMFALGIIDTLTPGEMTGGQDIAGTGTMNLAGEVGAIGGIRQKLIGARRDGAEWFLAPLRNCDEVVGHVPDGLQVVAVATMEEAHHAVETIGEGDGASLPSCAPA, from the coding sequence GTGATCCGCCCGGGACGCCGCAGCGCCGACCTCCGCGAGCCCGACGCCCCGCGGCGCCGCCCGGGTGCCGACGGCGGCGCCGGTCGGCCCCGACGGCCCGAGCCGCTGCCCCTGCTCGAGGAGCTCCAGCTGGTCTCGCGCCGGTCGGTCACCCTCGTGGTCGCCGGCGGGTTGCTGACGCTGCTGCTGCTGGTCGCCGTCCTGGTGCCGCTGCCGTACGCGATCCAGCGTCCCGGCCCCACGGTCAACACCCTGGGGGAGGTGGACGGCGAGCCCCTGATCACCGTCGAGGGCGCCGAGACGTATCCGACGAGCGGGGAGCTGCGGCTCACCACGGTGTCGGTCGCCGGCGGGCCGGGCTTCGAGGTCACCGCGGTGGACGTGCTCGCCGGCTGGTTGTCGGGGCAACAGGTGGTGCTGCCCCGCGAGGCGGTCTTCCCCGAGGGCAGCACACGCGAGCAGATCGACCAGGAGGCGGGCGCGCAGATGACGTCCTCGCAGACCAACGCCACCGTCGCGGCGCTGGAGGAGCTGGGGTACCCCGTGCCGATGGTGCTCACCGTCTCCTCCGCGGCACCCGGGTCCGGCGCCGAGGGCGTGCTGCTGCGCGACGACGTCATCATCTCCATCCAGCCGCCCGGCCGCGACGTCACGCAGGTTGGGAGCTTCTCCGACCTCGCCGAGGTGCTCGCGGCGACGGCACCAGGGACCAGCGTCACGGTCGGCGTCGAGCGCGCCGGGCGCGAGGAGAGCGTCGAGGTGGTCACGATGGCGCCGCCGGAGCAGCAGCCCGCGCTCGAAGGGGCCGACGCCCCGGAGGGCAGCCTGCTGGGCGTGGTCCTGGAGCCGGACGTCGAGCTGCCGGTCGAGGTCAGCTTCGACATCGAGAAGATCGGCGGGCCGAGCGCGGGGACGATGTTCGCGCTCGGCATCATCGACACCCTGACGCCGGGGGAGATGACCGGCGGGCAGGACATCGCGGGCACCGGGACCATGAACCTGGCGGGGGAGGTCGGCGCCATCGGCGGGATCCGCCAAAAGCTCATCGGTGCCCGCCGTGACGGGGCGGAGTGGTTCCTCGCCCCCTTGCGCAACTGCGACGAGGTCGTCGGGCACGTGCCAGACGGCCTCCAGGTGGTCGCGGTCGCCACGATGGAGGAGGCACATCACGCCGTCGAGACGATCGGGGAGGGCGACGGCGCGAGCCTGCCGTCGTGCGCGCCGGCCTGA